One part of the Mariniblastus fucicola genome encodes these proteins:
- a CDS encoding RsmD family RNA methyltransferase produces MAKITRGKNLKDFNSQQSSADVGKLRIIGGTFRGRQIEYSGDPVTRPMKDLTREACFNLVGGYVEGKAAFDLFAGTGAIGLEALSRGATQAFLVERHIPTLRIVESNVQSLGLESKAKVINSDTFFWVRQFLNDRDSWPAEPWVVFCCPPYALFEDNRDELLITMHSLIDVAPEDSVFVVESDHRFQTSDLPDEVQWQTRYYPPAYISVAHKRG; encoded by the coding sequence ATGGCCAAAATAACTCGAGGAAAAAATCTCAAGGACTTCAACAGCCAACAGTCCAGCGCGGACGTCGGCAAGTTGCGAATTATTGGCGGCACGTTTCGGGGCAGGCAGATCGAGTACTCCGGCGATCCGGTCACGCGGCCCATGAAGGACCTGACGAGAGAAGCCTGTTTCAATCTGGTCGGAGGCTACGTTGAGGGCAAGGCAGCTTTTGACCTTTTTGCCGGCACCGGAGCCATTGGACTGGAGGCACTCAGCCGAGGGGCCACGCAGGCTTTCCTTGTCGAGCGTCACATTCCTACGTTACGTATCGTTGAATCGAATGTTCAGTCCCTTGGGCTGGAATCGAAAGCCAAAGTTATCAATTCTGACACTTTCTTCTGGGTGCGTCAGTTCCTCAACGACCGCGATTCGTGGCCGGCCGAACCGTGGGTGGTTTTTTGCTGTCCACCTTACGCGCTCTTTGAAGATAACCGCGATGAGTTGCTGATCACGATGCACAGCCTGATCGATGTCGCACCTGAAGACAGCGTTTTTGTCGTCGAGTCGGATCATCGATTTCAAACCAGCGATCTTCCCGATGAAGTCCAATGGCAAACCCGATACTACCCGCCTGCATACATCTCGGTGGCCCATAAGCGGGGCTAG
- a CDS encoding peptidylprolyl isomerase — protein MNSPFNCKTIRCLAVVVILIVGVVGQMESVAAQEATEGVSSRERFEQALLRGRELAKECRKISLHFFDSSLEESHAWKEKWPDAANDLREHKSVLEKAAIDWFLECNEPDHELTQMAIAISNQVYLAGDFELTWKILDKVRTFSEDGDNPALQRRMALVGIKTNRFADGLKFLQRPDAREAIDALDNRADKNMFRLCPMLAANWERESELRKKEAEADDLPRVKFETSTGDVIVELYENEAPETVANFISLVESGFYDDALWHPVVKDLVAQTGAFHRVRRLPAPYLIKNESMLDDSRKHFAGSLSMVNRQREPLLPSSVFALIMLPNPELDWNGSEDDKYSQTVFGRIVSGMEHVHALPSTVEIDSESDEEKVIKGVKHGHIIKATVLRKRDHEYAFEKIDTNKK, from the coding sequence ATGAACTCACCTTTTAATTGCAAAACAATTCGATGTCTCGCGGTGGTTGTGATTCTGATCGTTGGGGTTGTTGGACAGATGGAATCTGTGGCCGCACAGGAAGCTACAGAGGGCGTTTCTTCCAGGGAGAGGTTCGAGCAGGCGTTGCTTCGTGGACGCGAGTTGGCCAAGGAATGCCGCAAAATCAGTTTGCACTTTTTCGACAGTTCATTGGAAGAGTCGCACGCGTGGAAAGAGAAATGGCCTGATGCAGCGAATGATTTGCGGGAACACAAATCGGTTCTTGAGAAAGCTGCGATCGACTGGTTTCTGGAATGCAATGAACCCGATCACGAACTGACTCAAATGGCGATTGCGATCTCCAACCAGGTTTACCTTGCGGGCGATTTTGAGCTGACGTGGAAAATCCTGGACAAGGTAAGAACTTTCTCTGAGGACGGAGACAACCCTGCGCTTCAACGACGCATGGCACTCGTCGGAATCAAAACCAACCGGTTCGCCGACGGGCTGAAGTTTCTCCAGCGACCCGATGCTCGCGAAGCGATCGATGCTCTCGATAATCGCGCTGACAAGAACATGTTTCGGTTATGCCCCATGCTGGCTGCGAACTGGGAACGGGAATCCGAACTAAGAAAAAAAGAAGCGGAAGCAGACGACTTGCCGCGGGTCAAATTTGAAACTTCGACGGGAGATGTGATCGTTGAGCTGTATGAGAATGAGGCTCCGGAGACGGTTGCCAATTTTATCAGTCTTGTCGAATCTGGATTCTATGATGACGCGCTTTGGCATCCGGTCGTCAAGGATTTGGTTGCTCAGACGGGTGCCTTTCACCGCGTCCGCAGATTGCCGGCACCGTATTTGATCAAGAACGAGTCAATGCTTGATGACTCGCGAAAACATTTCGCCGGAAGCCTGTCGATGGTGAACAGGCAGCGTGAACCACTATTGCCATCATCCGTGTTCGCGTTGATTATGCTGCCCAATCCCGAACTTGACTGGAATGGAAGCGAGGACGATAAATACTCACAGACTGTTTTTGGCCGTATCGTTTCGGGGATGGAGCATGTGCATGCTTTGCCTTCGACGGTCGAAATTGACTCAGAGTCTGACGAAGAGAAAGTCATCAAGGGTGTCAAGCATGGCCACATTATCAAAGCGACCGTTCTCCGCAAACGGGACCATGAGTACGCTTTTGAGAAAATCGACACCAACAAAAAATAG